From the genome of Streptomyces sp. NBC_01317, one region includes:
- a CDS encoding L,D-transpeptidase family protein, with the protein MGSIGRRGAVAAGIAALVVPLTVALGGTPAQAASCTTSTGPNQKQVEKFLGRPVDGKQSAADCKAIRAFQSKHGITPTIGYAGPVTWGVMDLMNKQKAAGKTPNKAGKCPTNKGRIACVDLTRQLSWIQDGKKLVYGPVPVRTGRDKYETRTGLKKIGWRDKNHVSSIYDVPMPYSQFFDGGQAFHSVGVSMWNPPGSHGCVNMTTAAASKYWSLLKTGDDVFVYGRKPGT; encoded by the coding sequence ATGGGAAGTATCGGACGCAGAGGGGCCGTCGCGGCGGGGATCGCCGCGCTGGTGGTGCCGTTGACCGTGGCACTGGGCGGCACCCCCGCGCAGGCGGCGAGTTGTACGACCAGTACGGGGCCGAACCAGAAGCAGGTCGAGAAGTTCCTCGGCCGGCCGGTGGACGGCAAGCAGTCGGCCGCCGACTGCAAGGCCATCCGCGCCTTCCAGTCGAAGCACGGCATCACGCCGACGATCGGCTACGCCGGGCCCGTCACCTGGGGCGTGATGGACCTCATGAACAAGCAGAAGGCCGCGGGCAAGACGCCCAACAAGGCCGGCAAGTGCCCGACGAACAAGGGCCGGATCGCCTGTGTCGACCTGACGCGTCAGCTGAGCTGGATCCAGGACGGCAAGAAACTGGTGTACGGACCGGTCCCGGTGCGCACCGGCCGCGACAAGTACGAGACCAGGACCGGCCTCAAGAAGATCGGCTGGCGCGACAAGAACCACGTGTCGTCGATCTACGACGTGCCCATGCCGTACAGCCAGTTCTTCGACGGTGGCCAGGCGTTCCACTCGGTGGGCGTGAGCATGTGGAACCCGCCGGGTTCGCACGGCTGCGTGAACATGACGACGGCGGCGGCTTCGAAGTACTGGTCGCTGCTCAAGACCGGTGACGACGTCTTCGTGTACGGCCGTAAGCCGGGAACCTGA
- a CDS encoding LysR family transcriptional regulator, with the protein MVHQPRSDGTRDAPQADLDPESWPALLAPRLAYFAGVARHEHVTRAAQDMGVPQSTLSRAMVRLEQDLGIALFARKGRTVSLTPAGRAFLTSVEGALAEVERAAESVRADADPESGKVAFGFLHTMGSETVPGLIRAFRADHPRVRFQLVQNYGEAMIERLRAGDLDLCLTSPVPDAPDLVARRVDVQRLRLVVPDDHRLAGRKRVRLAEAADESFVTLEPGYGLRRITDDLCAKAGFKPRVAFEGEEAETLRGLVAAGLGVALLPPPAVARPGVVELTVTAPRAVREIGLAWLDGHPDTPPVAEFKRFLLSRRGQILPD; encoded by the coding sequence ATGGTGCATCAGCCGAGATCAGACGGTACGCGAGACGCCCCGCAGGCCGATCTGGATCCCGAGTCCTGGCCGGCGCTGCTCGCCCCGCGCCTCGCGTACTTCGCCGGGGTCGCCCGCCACGAACACGTGACGCGGGCCGCGCAGGACATGGGAGTCCCGCAGTCCACGCTCTCCCGGGCGATGGTCAGGCTCGAACAGGACCTGGGGATCGCCCTGTTCGCCCGCAAGGGCCGTACGGTCTCGCTCACCCCCGCCGGCCGGGCGTTCCTCACCTCGGTCGAAGGCGCGCTCGCCGAGGTGGAGCGGGCCGCCGAGTCCGTGCGGGCCGACGCGGATCCGGAGTCCGGCAAGGTCGCGTTCGGCTTTCTGCACACCATGGGCTCGGAGACGGTGCCGGGTCTGATCCGGGCCTTCCGCGCGGACCATCCGCGCGTACGGTTCCAACTCGTCCAGAACTACGGCGAGGCGATGATCGAACGCCTCCGCGCCGGGGACCTGGACCTCTGCCTGACCTCACCGGTGCCGGACGCCCCCGACCTGGTCGCCCGGCGGGTCGACGTCCAGCGCCTGCGCCTGGTCGTCCCCGACGACCACCGGCTCGCGGGCCGCAAGCGTGTCCGGCTCGCCGAGGCGGCGGACGAATCGTTCGTCACCCTCGAACCGGGGTACGGGCTGCGCCGGATCACCGACGACCTGTGCGCGAAGGCGGGCTTCAAGCCGCGCGTCGCGTTCGAGGGGGAGGAGGCGGAGACCCTGCGGGGCCTGGTGGCGGCGGGCCTCGGGGTGGCCCTGCTGCCCCCGCCGGCGGTGGCGCGCCCCGGGGTGGTGGAACTGACCGTGACGGCACCGCGCGCGGTACGGGAGATCGGCCTGGCCTGGCTGGACGGGCACCCGGACACCCCACCGGTGGCGGAGTTCAAGCGCTTCCTCCTGTCCCGGCGGGGACAGATCCTCCCGGACTGA
- a CDS encoding ABC transporter permease: protein MKKLTSRLDKERLILAVGAPLLALVAALVVTALVILATGKNPFEAFNDMLSYGSASDSQIYILNKGTTYYLAGVAVAIGFRMNLFNIGVDGQYRMAAFAAAVVGGALHLPALVQIPVIIIVAMLVGAMWAGIAGILKTSRGVSEVISTIMLNSIATAIIGYLIQPERLGQLDDAGTLVSTKPLPESSFFFTLDMGPAGQLWGFIVIAALAGLAYWFVLGRTRFGFDLRAVGQSESAAAASGVSVKKMIFTSMILSGAMAGLIGMPTLLNESHMYSNDFPLGIGFTGIAIALLGRNHPIGIALAALLWAYLERTTNHLEVIGYDKEILGVIQGVIVLCVVIAYEIVRRYGLKRQQQRVGAELAAQAATTQKLEVAR from the coding sequence ATGAAGAAGCTCACCTCCCGGCTGGACAAGGAGCGGCTGATCCTCGCGGTCGGCGCCCCCCTGCTGGCCCTGGTCGCGGCGCTCGTCGTCACCGCGCTGGTCATCCTCGCCACGGGCAAGAACCCGTTCGAGGCGTTCAACGACATGCTGTCGTACGGCTCCGCCAGCGACAGCCAGATCTACATCCTCAACAAGGGGACGACGTACTACCTCGCGGGTGTCGCGGTCGCCATCGGCTTCCGGATGAACCTGTTCAACATCGGGGTCGACGGCCAATACCGCATGGCGGCCTTCGCCGCGGCCGTCGTCGGCGGCGCGCTGCACCTGCCGGCCCTCGTCCAGATCCCGGTCATCATCATCGTCGCCATGCTGGTCGGCGCCATGTGGGCCGGCATCGCGGGCATCCTCAAGACCTCACGCGGGGTCAGCGAGGTCATCTCGACGATCATGCTGAACTCCATCGCCACCGCGATCATCGGCTATCTGATCCAGCCCGAACGGCTCGGCCAGCTGGACGACGCGGGCACCCTGGTCTCCACCAAGCCGCTGCCGGAGTCGTCCTTCTTCTTCACCCTGGACATGGGCCCGGCCGGCCAGCTGTGGGGATTCATCGTCATCGCCGCGCTCGCGGGCCTCGCCTACTGGTTCGTCCTCGGCCGTACCCGCTTCGGCTTCGACCTGCGGGCCGTCGGCCAGTCCGAGTCGGCCGCCGCCGCGAGCGGCGTCAGCGTCAAGAAGATGATCTTCACCAGCATGATCCTCTCGGGCGCCATGGCCGGTCTCATCGGCATGCCGACGCTGCTCAACGAGAGCCACATGTACAGCAACGACTTCCCGCTGGGCATCGGCTTCACCGGCATCGCGATCGCGCTGCTCGGACGCAACCACCCCATCGGCATCGCCCTCGCGGCCCTCCTCTGGGCCTACCTGGAGCGCACCACCAACCACCTCGAAGTGATCGGCTACGACAAGGAGATCCTCGGCGTGATCCAGGGCGTCATCGTCCTCTGCGTCGTCATCGCCTACGAGATCGTCCGCCGGTACGGCCTGAAACGCCAGCAGCAGCGGGTCGGCGCCGAACTCGCCGCCCAGGCGGCCACGACCCAGAAGCTGGAGGTGGCCCGATGA
- a CDS encoding sigma-70 family RNA polymerase sigma factor has translation MSDLATTEDLDSRLEKHRTELTGYCYRMLGSAFEAEDAVQDTMVRAWRSFDKFEGRSSLRSWLYRIATNVCLDMLNAGNRRARPMDLSAATPVAQAQLNARPEVTWLEPVPDGRVLPSVADPADRAVERETIRLAFMAALQHLPPKQRAVLILREVLAWKASEVAELLGTTVASVNSALQRARATIAESEPASTDAADPLDDEQKELLERYVTAFEGYDMKALTTLLHEDATLSMPPYDLWLQGHDDIVGWMLGVGSVCRGSRLIPTVANGTPAFAHYHPAEDGNGHTPWALMVIEIVDGRISGINSFLDTERWFPLFDLPARLEKE, from the coding sequence ATGAGTGATCTCGCGACAACAGAGGATCTTGATTCCCGGCTGGAGAAACACCGGACGGAGCTGACGGGGTACTGCTACCGGATGCTCGGTTCGGCCTTCGAGGCCGAGGATGCCGTGCAGGACACGATGGTGCGGGCGTGGCGCAGCTTCGACAAGTTCGAGGGCAGGTCCTCGCTCAGGTCGTGGCTGTACCGCATCGCGACGAACGTGTGCCTGGACATGCTGAACGCGGGCAACCGCAGGGCGCGGCCGATGGACCTGTCCGCCGCGACGCCGGTGGCCCAGGCGCAGCTCAACGCGCGGCCCGAGGTGACGTGGCTGGAGCCGGTGCCGGACGGCCGGGTGCTGCCCTCGGTGGCGGACCCGGCCGACCGGGCGGTGGAGCGGGAGACGATCCGGTTGGCGTTCATGGCGGCGCTCCAGCATCTGCCGCCCAAGCAGCGGGCCGTGCTGATTCTGCGCGAGGTGCTGGCGTGGAAGGCGAGCGAGGTGGCGGAGCTGCTGGGCACGACGGTGGCTTCGGTGAACAGCGCGCTCCAGCGGGCGCGGGCGACGATCGCCGAGTCGGAGCCGGCGTCGACGGACGCGGCGGATCCGCTGGACGACGAGCAGAAGGAGCTGCTGGAGCGCTATGTCACGGCCTTCGAGGGCTATGACATGAAGGCGCTGACGACGCTCCTGCACGAGGACGCGACGCTGTCCATGCCGCCGTACGACCTGTGGCTGCAAGGCCACGACGACATCGTGGGCTGGATGCTCGGAGTGGGCTCCGTCTGCCGGGGCTCGCGCCTCATCCCGACGGTGGCCAACGGCACGCCGGCGTTCGCGCACTACCACCCGGCCGAGGACGGCAACGGGCATACGCCGTGGGCGCTGATGGTCATCGAGATCGTGGACGGCCGGATCTCGGGCATCAACTCGTTCCTGGACACGGAGCGGTGGTTCCCGCTGTTCGACCTGCCGGCGAGGCTGGAGAAGGAGTAG
- a CDS encoding MFS transporter, with amino-acid sequence MPSVSTEAPVTAGASAAPSASLTPGEQLTPGGPGYRRMSLALFAAGIATFALLYSTQALLPAISTDFGVTAGQASWTVSAATGALALFVLPLSALSERFGRRTLMTASLAVAVVVGLLVPFAPNLEWLVALRAVQGAALAGLPASAMAFLAEEVRPKALVAAIGLFVAGNSIGGMSGRILTGWVAQAWGWRVGLAVVGLLAAACALVFRAMLPKARNFTSRTLSPGALAKTVRGHLSDPLLLRLYAIGGLFMTVFGAVYTVIGYRLVAEPFSLPQGVVGSVFVVYLVGTVSSAAAGRLVGRLGRRGALYLAVGTTTAGLLLSLADTLAAVLLGLVLITAGFFAGHAVASSSVSRTAKSGRAQASALYQSSYYLGSSAGGTLGAIAFHAGGWAATVALGLLAVLGVVSITLYGSRCARVERRRVLAGH; translated from the coding sequence ATGCCTTCTGTCAGTACCGAGGCACCCGTCACCGCGGGTGCCTCCGCAGCGCCGTCCGCCTCCCTCACCCCTGGTGAACAGCTCACCCCTGGTGGCCCCGGCTACCGCCGCATGAGCCTCGCGCTCTTCGCCGCCGGGATCGCGACCTTCGCCCTCCTCTACTCCACGCAGGCCCTCCTGCCCGCGATCTCCACGGACTTCGGTGTCACGGCGGGGCAGGCCAGTTGGACGGTGTCGGCGGCGACGGGCGCGCTCGCCCTCTTCGTCCTGCCGCTGAGCGCGCTCTCCGAGCGCTTCGGCCGGCGGACGCTGATGACCGCCTCGCTGGCGGTCGCCGTGGTGGTGGGGCTGCTGGTGCCGTTCGCGCCGAACCTGGAGTGGCTGGTGGCGCTGCGCGCCGTGCAGGGCGCGGCGCTGGCCGGGCTGCCGGCCTCCGCGATGGCGTTCCTCGCCGAGGAGGTACGGCCGAAGGCGCTGGTCGCCGCGATCGGCCTGTTCGTCGCGGGCAACAGCATCGGCGGCATGAGCGGCCGTATCCTCACCGGCTGGGTCGCCCAGGCGTGGGGCTGGCGGGTGGGGCTGGCGGTGGTCGGGCTGCTGGCGGCCGCCTGCGCGCTGGTCTTCCGCGCGATGCTGCCGAAGGCCAGGAACTTCACCTCCCGCACGCTGAGCCCGGGGGCGCTGGCGAAGACGGTCCGGGGGCACCTGTCCGATCCGCTGCTGCTGCGGCTGTACGCGATCGGCGGGCTGTTCATGACGGTGTTCGGCGCCGTCTACACCGTCATCGGCTACCGACTGGTGGCGGAGCCGTTCAGCCTCCCGCAGGGCGTGGTCGGCTCGGTCTTCGTCGTCTACCTGGTCGGTACGGTCTCCTCCGCGGCGGCCGGCCGGCTCGTCGGGCGGCTGGGGCGGCGCGGCGCGCTGTACCTGGCCGTCGGCACGACGACGGCGGGCCTGCTGCTCTCCCTCGCCGACACGCTCGCCGCGGTCCTGCTCGGCCTCGTACTGATCACAGCGGGCTTCTTCGCCGGCCACGCGGTCGCGTCGTCGTCCGTGAGCCGTACGGCCAAGTCGGGCCGCGCGCAGGCGTCGGCGCTCTACCAGTCCTCGTACTACCTGGGCAGCAGCGCGGGCGGCACGCTGGGCGCGATCGCCTTCCACGCCGGGGGCTGGGCGGCGACCGTCGCGCTCGGGCTGCTGGCGGTGCTGGGCGTCGTGTCGATCACGCTGTACGGGTCGCGCTGCGCGCGGGTGGAGCGGCGCCGGGTGCTCGCGGGCCACTGA
- a CDS encoding ABC transporter ATP-binding protein: MRGITKRFPGVVANSDIDITVRRGTVHALCGENGAGKSTLMKILYGMQKPDEGTITVDGAQVSFGSPADAIARGIGMVHQHFMLADNLTVLENVVLGGEKLHGIGSRARKKIQEISDAYGLGIRPDVLVEELGVADRQRVEILKVLYRGARTLILDEPTAVLVPQEVEALFDNLRDLKSEGLTVIFISHKLGEVLSVADEITVVRRGTTVGSADPRTTTSKQLAELMVGSELPSPETRESTVTDVPTLKVEDLRLTATDTDGVVRDVLADIRFTIHQGEILGIAGVEGNGQAELVEAIMGLRDPDGGVITLDGTDISHAPTRIRRESGIGYIPEDRQRHGLLLEAPLWENRILGHVTEEPNSRRGLIDGKAARLDTERIVREYDVRTPGIEVTAGSLSGGNQQKLIVGREMSHHPKLLIAAHPTRGVDVGAQAQIWDQIKDARRDGLAVLLISADLDELIGLSDTLRVMYRGRLVADADPATITPEELGSAMTGAATGHLAHAVPPQRDGGTSHTARDGGPDESAPDSETGETAGEAR; the protein is encoded by the coding sequence CTGCGCGGCATCACCAAACGCTTCCCCGGTGTCGTCGCCAACAGCGATATCGACATCACCGTTCGCAGAGGGACCGTGCATGCCCTCTGCGGTGAGAACGGTGCCGGCAAGTCGACCCTGATGAAGATCCTCTACGGCATGCAGAAGCCCGACGAGGGGACCATCACCGTCGACGGCGCGCAGGTCAGCTTCGGCAGCCCCGCGGACGCCATAGCCCGCGGCATCGGCATGGTGCACCAGCACTTCATGCTCGCCGACAACCTCACCGTCCTGGAGAACGTCGTCCTGGGCGGCGAGAAGCTCCACGGCATCGGCTCCCGGGCCCGCAAGAAGATCCAGGAGATCTCGGACGCGTACGGCCTCGGGATCCGCCCGGACGTCCTCGTCGAGGAACTGGGCGTCGCCGACCGCCAGCGCGTGGAGATTCTCAAGGTCCTCTACCGGGGCGCCCGCACGCTCATCCTGGACGAGCCCACCGCGGTCCTCGTGCCGCAGGAGGTCGAAGCCCTCTTCGACAACCTGCGCGACCTGAAGTCCGAGGGCCTGACCGTCATCTTCATCTCCCACAAGCTGGGCGAGGTGCTGTCGGTCGCCGACGAGATCACGGTGGTCCGGCGGGGTACGACGGTGGGCAGCGCCGACCCCCGTACCACCACCTCCAAGCAGCTCGCCGAGCTGATGGTGGGCAGCGAACTGCCCTCCCCGGAGACCCGCGAGTCGACCGTCACCGACGTGCCCACGCTGAAGGTCGAGGACCTGAGGCTCACCGCGACCGACACCGACGGAGTCGTACGCGACGTCCTCGCCGACATCCGGTTCACCATCCACCAGGGTGAGATCCTCGGCATCGCCGGGGTCGAGGGCAACGGCCAGGCGGAACTGGTCGAGGCGATCATGGGTCTGCGCGACCCCGACGGCGGAGTCATCACCCTCGACGGTACGGACATCTCCCACGCGCCCACCCGTATCCGGCGCGAGAGTGGCATCGGCTACATCCCCGAGGACCGCCAGCGCCACGGCCTCCTGCTGGAGGCCCCGCTCTGGGAGAACCGCATCCTCGGCCACGTCACCGAGGAGCCCAACTCCCGGCGCGGTCTCATCGACGGCAAGGCCGCCCGCCTCGACACCGAACGGATCGTGCGCGAGTACGACGTACGGACCCCCGGCATCGAGGTCACGGCCGGCTCCCTGTCCGGCGGCAACCAGCAGAAGCTGATCGTCGGCCGGGAGATGAGCCACCACCCCAAGCTGCTGATCGCCGCGCACCCCACCCGGGGCGTGGACGTCGGCGCCCAGGCCCAGATCTGGGACCAGATCAAGGACGCCCGCCGCGACGGCCTCGCCGTCCTGCTCATCTCCGCCGACCTGGACGAACTGATCGGCCTGTCCGACACCCTGCGGGTGATGTACCGCGGCCGCCTGGTCGCCGACGCCGACCCCGCCACCATCACCCCCGAGGAACTGGGCTCCGCCATGACGGGTGCCGCCACCGGCCACCTGGCGCACGCCGTGCCCCCGCAGCGCGACGGCGGAACAAGCCACACAGCGCGCGACGGCGGCCCGGACGAGTCCGCGCCCGACAGCGAAACAGGCGAAACCGCGGGAGAGGCCCGATGA
- a CDS encoding Uma2 family endonuclease, producing MTTHLDDQAWDYLVRVWEGTGAPEGCKVEIVEGIITVSPGPSKEDTFSVSRLHRRLAGVVPEDWEITQTQVVAIPGVGGLYMPDLMVIPAQSMTGPGNTVPAGEALLVVEITSRGNANHDRITKAHGYAKAEAPLYLLLDRWHTGRPTATLYGEPEAGTYRVLASVEYGEKLTLPEPFGLTIDTGESPVN from the coding sequence ATGACCACACACCTGGACGACCAAGCCTGGGACTACCTTGTCCGTGTCTGGGAAGGCACGGGTGCGCCCGAGGGCTGCAAGGTGGAGATCGTCGAGGGCATCATCACCGTGTCACCCGGGCCGTCGAAGGAAGACACCTTCAGCGTTTCGCGACTCCATCGTCGTTTGGCCGGCGTTGTTCCCGAGGACTGGGAGATCACCCAGACGCAGGTAGTCGCCATCCCCGGTGTTGGTGGGCTCTACATGCCCGATCTCATGGTCATTCCTGCGCAGTCCATGACCGGGCCGGGCAACACTGTTCCGGCGGGCGAAGCACTACTCGTGGTTGAAATCACCTCTCGTGGAAACGCGAACCACGACCGAATCACGAAGGCGCACGGTTACGCCAAGGCTGAGGCCCCGCTCTACTTGCTTCTCGACCGTTGGCACACGGGGCGTCCGACCGCAACGCTCTACGGGGAGCCCGAGGCGGGTACGTACCGCGTCCTGGCATCCGTGGAGTACGGCGAGAAGCTGACCCTCCCCGAGCCGTTCGGCCTGACCATCGACACGGGTGAGTCTCCCGTCAACTGA
- a CDS encoding ABC transporter permease, translating into MTATTTDTPPPSPTTPKAPGAKPARRKLTLARVLLIVAGGLILLSLVRILTGADQLTSAGQISASLGLAVPIGLAGLAGLWSERAGVVNIGLEGMMILGTFGAGWIGWQTNPWLGIAAGVAFGVLGGLLHAVVTVTFGVDHIVSGVAINLLALGVTQYLAKIFFNAGEAQTLGGNPKQSPPVDSVPDITIPGLSDGLTSLAGHHWFLISDLAGILGGAITNLSVLTIFAAVLFVGSWWVLWRTPFGLRLRSCGENPVAAESLGVNVYSYKYMAVAISGGLAGLGGAFLATVPSHIYLEGQTGGRGYIGLAAMIFGNWRPGGLAMGAGLFGFSDALQLRNGGETVHALLLLLVVLLVLLAAWKAYRKARFQAILSGVTALLILVWYLVTDTVPSDFVGATPYVVTLLVLSLSAQRLRMPKADGMRYRRGQGK; encoded by the coding sequence ATGACCGCCACGACGACCGACACCCCGCCTCCCTCTCCCACGACGCCGAAGGCCCCGGGCGCCAAGCCCGCCCGGCGCAAGCTGACCCTCGCCCGGGTCCTGCTGATCGTCGCGGGCGGACTGATCCTGCTCTCCCTCGTACGGATCCTCACCGGCGCCGACCAGCTCACTTCGGCGGGCCAGATCAGCGCCTCGCTCGGCCTCGCCGTACCGATCGGCCTCGCGGGCCTGGCCGGCCTGTGGTCGGAACGCGCCGGAGTGGTCAACATCGGCCTCGAAGGCATGATGATCCTCGGCACCTTCGGGGCCGGCTGGATCGGCTGGCAGACCAACCCCTGGCTCGGCATCGCGGCCGGCGTCGCCTTCGGTGTCCTCGGCGGCCTCCTCCACGCCGTGGTGACCGTGACGTTCGGGGTCGACCACATCGTCTCCGGTGTGGCCATCAACCTCCTCGCGCTCGGCGTCACCCAGTACCTCGCCAAGATCTTCTTCAACGCCGGTGAGGCGCAGACCCTGGGCGGCAACCCCAAGCAGTCCCCACCCGTCGACTCCGTCCCCGACATCACGATCCCGGGCCTCTCCGACGGACTCACGTCGCTGGCGGGCCACCACTGGTTCCTGATCTCCGACCTCGCGGGCATCCTCGGCGGCGCGATCACCAACCTCTCCGTGCTGACGATCTTCGCCGCCGTCCTCTTCGTGGGCAGCTGGTGGGTGCTCTGGCGGACCCCGTTCGGGCTGCGCCTGCGCTCCTGCGGCGAGAACCCGGTCGCCGCCGAGTCGCTGGGCGTCAACGTCTACTCGTACAAGTACATGGCGGTCGCGATCTCCGGCGGCCTCGCCGGACTCGGCGGCGCGTTCCTCGCCACCGTGCCCTCGCACATCTACCTGGAGGGCCAGACCGGCGGCCGGGGATACATCGGTCTCGCCGCGATGATCTTCGGCAACTGGCGGCCCGGCGGGCTCGCCATGGGCGCCGGCCTGTTCGGCTTCTCCGACGCGCTCCAGCTGCGCAACGGCGGCGAGACCGTGCACGCGCTGCTGCTCCTGCTCGTGGTGCTGCTGGTCCTGCTCGCCGCGTGGAAGGCGTACCGGAAGGCGCGCTTCCAGGCGATCCTGAGCGGGGTCACGGCGCTGCTCATCCTGGTCTGGTACCTGGTCACCGACACCGTCCCCTCGGACTTCGTCGGCGCGACGCCGTACGTCGTGACGCTTCTGGTGCTGTCGTTGTCGGCCCAGCGGCTGCGGATGCCCAAAGCTGACGGCATGCGCTATCGAAGAGGACAAGGAAAGTGA
- a CDS encoding STAS domain-containing protein, with the protein MDATKPIVLVVSGRLGPGDVPRLCDELVARLRGSGATEAVCDVRGLERPGLVAVNALARLQLTARRRDVRLRVRGADRELRLLVDLVGLADVVGPYGDLDDDP; encoded by the coding sequence GTGGATGCCACGAAACCGATCGTTCTTGTCGTCTCGGGCCGGCTCGGGCCCGGTGACGTGCCCCGGTTGTGTGACGAGCTGGTCGCTCGGCTGCGGGGGAGTGGGGCTACCGAGGCGGTCTGCGATGTCCGAGGTCTGGAGCGGCCCGGACTTGTCGCTGTCAACGCGCTCGCGCGGTTACAGCTCACCGCCCGGAGGCGCGACGTCCGGCTGCGGGTGCGGGGGGCCGATCGGGAACTGCGGCTGTTGGTGGACCTGGTGGGACTCGCCGACGTGGTGGGGCCGTACGGGGACCTGGACGACGATCCGTAG
- a CDS encoding cytidine deaminase — protein MTAGGAAGAAGTPEADIDWTELRSVARDAMSRAYVPYSGYPVGAAALVDDGRTISGCNVENASYGLSLCAECGLVSALHLTGGGRLTHFTCVDGAGEVLVPCGRCRQLLYEFGGPELVMETPAGIRTLDDMLPQAFGPGHLA, from the coding sequence GTGACGGCCGGCGGCGCGGCGGGAGCCGCGGGCACGCCGGAGGCCGACATCGACTGGACGGAGCTGCGGTCCGTCGCGCGGGACGCGATGTCCCGGGCGTACGTCCCGTACTCCGGCTATCCGGTCGGCGCGGCGGCCCTGGTGGACGACGGCCGTACGATCAGCGGCTGCAACGTCGAGAACGCGTCGTACGGCCTGTCGCTGTGCGCCGAGTGCGGACTGGTCTCCGCCCTGCACCTGACGGGCGGCGGCCGGCTCACCCACTTCACCTGCGTCGACGGCGCGGGGGAGGTGCTGGTGCCGTGCGGGCGGTGCAGACAGCTGCTGTACGAGTTCGGCGGCCCCGAGCTGGTGATGGAGACCCCGGCGGGCATCCGCACGCTGGACGACATGCTGCCGCAGGCGTTCGGCCCCGGGCACCTGGCCTGA
- a CDS encoding thymidine phosphorylase, giving the protein MDVISVIRTKRDRGELSPEQIDWVIDAYTRGEVADEQMSALAMAILLNGMNRTEIARWTAAMIASGERMDFSGLSRPTADKHSTGGVGDKITLPLAPLVAACGAAVPQLSGRGLGHTGGTLDKLESIPGWRALLSNAEMLHVLESTGAVICAAGDGLAPADKKLYALRDVTGTVEAIPLIASSIMSKKIAEGTGSLVLDVKVGSGAFMKTVEDARELAATMVGLGNDHGVLTVALLTDMATPLGLTAGNALEVRESVEVLAGGGPADVVELTLALAREMLDAAGLRDADPAKALADGSAMDVWRRMITAQGGDPDAALPVAREHQVITAPSSGVLTRLDAYGVGVAAWRLGAGRARKEDPVQAGAGIELHAKPGDHVTAGQPLLTLHTDTPEKFAYAQEALTSTYDIAPTGTAYEPTPVVLERIA; this is encoded by the coding sequence ATGGACGTCATCTCCGTCATCCGCACCAAGCGGGACCGGGGCGAACTGAGCCCCGAGCAGATCGACTGGGTGATCGACGCCTACACCCGGGGCGAGGTCGCCGACGAACAGATGTCGGCGCTGGCCATGGCGATCCTCCTCAACGGCATGAACCGCACCGAGATCGCCCGCTGGACCGCCGCCATGATCGCCTCCGGCGAGCGCATGGACTTCTCCGGGCTGTCCCGTCCGACGGCGGACAAGCACTCCACGGGTGGTGTCGGCGACAAGATCACCCTGCCGCTCGCCCCGCTGGTGGCGGCGTGCGGCGCGGCCGTCCCGCAGCTCAGCGGGCGCGGCCTCGGCCACACCGGCGGCACGCTCGACAAGCTGGAGTCCATCCCCGGCTGGCGGGCGCTGCTCTCCAACGCCGAGATGCTGCACGTCCTGGAGAGCACCGGTGCGGTGATCTGCGCGGCGGGCGACGGTCTTGCCCCCGCCGACAAGAAGCTGTACGCGCTGCGCGATGTCACCGGCACCGTCGAGGCCATCCCGCTGATCGCGTCCTCGATCATGTCGAAGAAGATCGCCGAGGGTACGGGCTCGCTGGTCCTGGACGTCAAGGTCGGCTCCGGCGCCTTCATGAAGACCGTCGAGGACGCCCGTGAGCTGGCGGCGACGATGGTGGGCCTCGGCAACGACCACGGCGTCCTGACGGTCGCGCTGCTGACCGACATGGCGACCCCGCTGGGCCTCACCGCGGGCAACGCGCTGGAGGTCAGGGAGTCCGTCGAGGTCCTCGCGGGCGGCGGCCCGGCGGACGTGGTCGAGCTGACCCTGGCCCTGGCGCGCGAGATGCTCGACGCGGCGGGCCTGCGGGACGCCGACCCGGCGAAGGCGCTGGCCGACGGCTCGGCGATGGACGTCTGGCGCCGGATGATCACGGCCCAGGGCGGCGACCCGGACGCGGCCCTCCCGGTGGCCCGCGAGCACCAGGTGATCACGGCCCCGTCCTCGGGCGTCCTGACCCGCCTGGACGCGTACGGCGTAGGCGTAGCCGCCTGGCGCCTGGGCGCGGGCCGCGCCCGCAAGGAGGACCCGGTCCAGGCAGGAGCGGGCATCGAACTCCACGCGAAGCCGGGCGACCACGTGACAGCGGGCCAGCCGCTCCTCACGCTCCACACGGACACCCCGGAAAAGTTCGCATACGCCCAGGAGGCTCTGACCTCCACGTACGACATCGCCCCAACAGGCACCGCCTACGAACCGACTCCGGTTGTGCTGGAACGTATCGCCTGA